Proteins from one Gossypium raimondii isolate GPD5lz chromosome 8, ASM2569854v1, whole genome shotgun sequence genomic window:
- the LOC105793685 gene encoding ethylene-responsive transcription factor ERF027: protein MADPNNPTNVPQLNQSSQRPVLLSLDQHSLITTNSHTCQNPSPACHGLPPPTPRKANMASASSPSGKHPLYRGIRRRSGKWVSEIREPRKTTRIWLGTYPTPEMAAAAYDVAALALKGAEAFVNFPASVASYPLPASISSADIRKAAATAALLKKAESNGIEIDLGSGHPHPAKKEEMTSTEEYMDEDVFLNLPNLLVDMAEGLLVSPPRLSSTPSDDSPENSDGESLWSY, encoded by the coding sequence atggctgACCCTAATAATCCTACCAACGTGCCTCAATTAAACCAGTCTTCCCAGCGACCCGTACTATTATCCTTAGACCAACATTCCCTCATCACAACAAATAGTCACACGTGTCAGAACCCATCTCCCGCGTGTCACGGATTACCTCCTCCTACTCCTCGGAAAGCCAATATGGCCTCAGCTTCCTCGCCCTCCGGGAAACACCCATTGTATCGTGGAATCCGGCGCCGTAGCGGCAAATGGGTGTCTGAAATCCGTGAACCACGCAAAACTACTCGCATATGGCTGGGTACATACCCAACGCCGGAAATGGCTGCTGCTGCCTATGATGTGGCTGCCCTAGCCTTAAAAGGCGCGGAGGCTTTTGTTAACTTCCCTGCCTCTGTTGCTTCTTATCCGCTTCCTGCTTCTATATCATCGGCTGATATACGTAAAGCGGCTGCCACTGCTGCTTTACTTAAAAAGGCGGAAAGTAATGGTATTGAGATTGATCTAGGATCAGGTCATCCTCATCCTgccaaaaaagaagaaatgacGTCCACAGAAGAATATATGGACGAGGATGTCTTTCTAAACCTTCCTAATTTGCTGGTGGACATGGCGGAGGGACTGCTGGTGTCGCCACCAAGATTAAGCTCGACGCCATCGGATGATTCGCCGGAGAATTCTGATGGAGAAAGCTTGTGGAGCTATTGA